A region from the Drosophila bipectinata strain 14024-0381.07 chromosome 3R, DbipHiC1v2, whole genome shotgun sequence genome encodes:
- the RpS29 gene encoding small ribosomal subunit protein uS14 — protein MGFATLWYSHPRKYGQGSRSCRACSNRHGLIRKYGLNICRQCFREYANDIGFKKLD, from the exons ATGGGTTTCGCTACTCTCTGGTACTCGCATCCCCGCAAATACGGCCAAGGCTCCCGATCCTG cCGTGCCTGCTCCAACCGCCACGGTCTGATCCGCAAGTACGGCCTGAACATCTGCCGTCAGTGCTTCAGGGAATACGCCAACGACATTGGCTTCAAGAAG CTGGACTAA
- the LOC108129883 gene encoding uncharacterized protein — protein sequence MRLLWLQLLAAIYLTIFIDCATSASRSRGVAQYKLPLPVPANEAAQNQGAGGGPAGEDPSKRQQHQQRRRMQVIRRRKPIGGNSTSTTTTTTTTSTTTTTTTPRPSLANGFNFLNPSFWSFGQQSLVAVRPPTKQPHPPKKFKPKEEKLSQRKPAKPTNKPISVGNSTTKRTSHRTSSTSTTTSTTTEKPSTDGPFRIALPTLTFPSGQDKVGDKEKGKRAAAELRLRYDCPRENEVRFQLFPKICKTDRDCAVWQRDELCCDIFGASSCVSGVPKPLEEAPHAPILGLIPRKCPSRPLAELWWDVQECNTDMDCWPRVCCPDGRRRYCRTSQPELETAPVPVKRSFDYLTEYLECTAPPPPIFDLHPKACTSTLDCFPNVCCQEAGLRHCRPPKKSVLTLMANFLNVDFVKRLAQNIVIK from the exons ATGCGATTGCTCTGGTTGCAGCTTCTAGCTGCCATTTATCTCACCATATTCATAGATTGTGCAACATCAGCATCACGTTCCCGGGGAGTTGCACAATATAAACTCCCACTGCCAGTGCCAGCCAATGAAGCAGCACAAAATCAGGGTGCGGGTGGTGGTCCAGCAGGAGAGGATCCATCCAAGCGgcaacagcatcagcagcGCAGGCGCATGCAGGTTATCCGTCGAAGGAAACCCATTGGAGGAAACTCCACAAgtactacaacaacaacaactacaacatcaactactacaacaacaacaa CGCCGCGTCCCAGCTTGGCCAACGGCTTCAATTTCCTAAACCCCAGCTTCTGGAGCTTTGGCCAGCAGAGTCTGGTGGCAGTGCGTCCTCCCACCAAACAGCCCCATCCGCCCAAGAAGTTCAAGCCCAAGGAGGAGAAACTCAGTCAAAGGAAGCCGGCAAAACCCACCAACAAACCTATATCTGTGGGGAACTCAACCACAAAAAGGACTTCCCACAGAACCTCCTCCACATCCACAACAACCAGCACCACAACGGAGAAACCCTCTACGGATGGACCCTTTCGTATAGCCCTGCCCACACTGACCTTTCCCAGTGGCCAGGACAAGGTGGGCGACAAAGAGAAGGGAAAACGGGCCGCTGCTGAGCTTCGCCTGAGGTACGATTGTCCTCGGGAGAACGAGGTGCGGTTCCAACTATTCCCGAAGATCTGTAAAACGGACAGGGACTGCGCCGTCTGGCAGAGGGATGAGCTATGCTGCGACATCTTCGGAGCCAGCAGCTGTGTGTCTGGTGTTCCTAAGCCACTGGAGGAGGCTCCACATGCTC CTATTTTGGGTTTAATACCCCGGAAATGTCCGAGCAGACCTCTGGCTGAGCTCTGGTGGGATGTACAGGAGTGCAACACGGACATGGACTGCTGGCCCCGGGTCTGCTGTCCAGATGGCCGGAGGCGTTACTGTCGTACCTCGCAGCCGGAGCTGGAAACAGCGCCAGTGCCAGTGAAGCGCTCCTTTGATTACC TTACGGAGTACTTGGAGTGTACTGCCCCACCCCCGCCCATTTTTGATCTCCATCCGAAGGCCTGCACATCCACTTTGGACTGTTTCCCCAACGTTTGCTGCCAGGAGGCTGGTCTTCGGCACTGTCGGCCGCCCAAGAAATCCGTCCTCACACTGATGGCCAACTTTCTGAACGTCGACTTTGTGAAGCGTTTGGCCCAAAACATTGTTATCAAGTAG
- the MtnA gene encoding metallothionein-1, which yields MPCPCGSGCKCASQTTKGSCNCGSDCKCGGDKKSACGCSK from the exons ATGCCTTGCCCATGCGGAAGCG GATGCAAATGCGCCAGCCAGACCACCaagggatcctgcaactgcgGATCGGACTGCAAGTGCGGCGGTGACAAGAAATCCGCCTGCGGCTGCTCCAAGTGA
- the LOC108129865 gene encoding GTP-binding protein Di-Ras2, translating to MTEQKNQVTRAAPEQSNDYRVVVFGAGGVGKSSLVLRFIKGTFRESYIPTIEDTYRQVISCNKNICTLQITDTTGSHQFPAMQRLSISKGHAFILVYSVCSKQSLEELRPIWALIKELKGADIPNIPVMLVGNKCDETAELREVSQIEGQAQATTWSISFMETSAKTNHNVTELFQELLNMEKTRTVSLQLDTKKQKKQKKEKKSKDTNGAIPENGEASASASGGAKEKCRVM from the exons ATGACGGAACAAAAGAATCAGGTGACACGCGCTGCCCCGGAGCAGAGCAACGACTACCGGGTGGTGGTCTTTGGTGCCGGCGGCGTGGGCAAGAGCTCGCTGGTGCTCCGATTTATAAAGGGCACATTCCGCGAGAGCTATATACCGACCATCGAGGACACCTACAGACAG GTCATAAGCTGCAACAAGAACATCTGTACGCTGCAAATCACGGACACGACCGGATCGCATCAGTTCCCCGCCATGCAACGGTTGTCGATCTCCAAGGGTCATGCCTTCATCTTGGTCTACTCGGTGTGCTCAAAGCAGAGCTTGGAGGAGCTACGTCCTATCTGGGCTCTCATCAAGGAACTTAAG GGAGCCGACATTCCAAACATTCCAGTAATGTTGGTGGGCAACAAGTGTGATGAGACTGCGGAACTAAGAGAG GTCTCACAGATCGAGGGTCAGGCCCAAGCCACCACCTGGAGCATATCGTTTATGGAGACATCGGCCAAGACGAATCACAATGTGACAGAGCTCTTCCAGGAGCTGCTCAACATGGAGAAGACGCGCACCGTCTCCCTGCAGCTGGacaccaaaaaacaaaagaagcaaaagaaagaaaagaagtCCAAGGACACCAATGGCGCGATTCCGGAGAATGGGGAGGCCAGCGCCAGTGCCAGCGGGGGAGCCAAGGAGAAGTGTCGAGTTATGTAA
- the LOC108129864 gene encoding uncharacterized protein, giving the protein MVNVATVGCLLLLFNNVCCETQNEEEWTDPHEAWSDVAMDFGQPENCQCPAALERSPVAVEDALALTYFKKFTTLLFQRKRLQFDAESALYRRSLLFMLLPSELDELESVQDPRDLDVLLSKILDRAETAPLYRGKFGCSYTQKSGVLALVTDIFKDVVALSKISEVKFLLVVTMAILLGYIVHRRFGFRIISIIIGGCFLTGYFYTYIECNRKLEVESMLEVIDSQQESSYSANSWFAKLKSFVYIESAAEKRKEMLRKSSKISISYCLPDQVFLMYMNDLFFKQLEILLERVTHTMTRLSTNLGWPYCYIAPLFLIALVGYIIKLTFKYIISPKAWGSLLHRGGNPPAPNATVPSIAAREPGVDCISGENLKMLLNVMTVTSVQQPQIQQLPGVSGVQEVMEPLEAPPPPSTPEKKESLDVSDSSTKSQSSTKSQSSIQEEGFTLVDDTEDI; this is encoded by the exons ATGGTAAATGTCGCAACAGTCGGTTGCCTCCTGTTGCTATTCAACAATGTATGCTGCGAGACCCAAAACGAGGAAGAATGGACGGATCCGCACGAAGCCTGGTCTGATGTGGCCATGGATTTTGGCCAGCCGGAGAACTGCCAGTGTCCAGCTGCACTGGAAAGATCACCTGTTGCCGTCGAGGATGCATTGGCTCTGACATACTTCAAGAAGTTCACCACTCTCCTGTTCCAGCGTAAACGGCTTCAG TTCGATGCTGAGTCTGCGCTTTACAGGCGATCACTGCTGTTTATGCTGCTTCCATCAGAACTTGATGAACTGGAAAGCGTTCAAGATCCCAGAGATCTGGATGTATTGCTGAGCAAAATACTGGACAGGGCGGAGACAGCTCCTCTGTATCGCGGCAAGTTCGGGTGCTCCTATACCCAGAAGAGCGGTGTTCTAGCACTAGTTACGGATATTTTCAAGGACGTCGTAGCACTATCGAAAATTTCCGAG GTGAAATTTTTACTGGTTGTAACTATGGCAATCCTACTTGGGTATATTGTGCACAGACGTTTTGGTTTCCGGATAATTTCTATTATCATAGGAGGTTGTTTCCTAACTGGATACTTTTACACATATATAGAGTGCAATAGA aaattgGAAGTTGAATCAATGTTGGAGGTCATTGATAGTCAGCAGGAATCTAGCTATAGCGCAAATTCGTGGTTTGCCAAACTGAAAAGCTTCGTGTACATCGAATCTGCAGCAGAGAAGCGGAAAGAGATGTTAAGGAAGTCGTCCAAGATCAGTATTTCGTATTGTTTGCCCGATCAAGTATTTCTTATGTACATGAATGATTTGTTCTTCAAGCAGTTGGAGATTCTCCTCGAAAGAGTTACGCACACCATGACGAGACTATCCA CTAACTTGGGATGGCCGTATTGTTATATCGCACCATTATTCTTGATTGCTTTGGttggatatattataaaacttACATTTAAGTACATAATCAGCCCCAAAGCCTGGGGCTCATTACTCCATAGAGGCGGTAATCCTCCCGCCCCGAATGCTACCGTACCGTCGATTGCGGCAAGAGAGCCGGGAGTCGATTGCATATCCggagaaaatttgaaaatgctGCTTAACGTGATGACAGTAACAAGCGTTCAACAACCGCAAATACAGCAGCTACCCGGAGTTTCAGGGGTCCAAGAGGTGATGGAACCCCTGgaggctcctcctcctccatcaacgccagaaaaaaaggaaagcctTGATGTAAGTGATAGCAGCACAAAGAGCCAGAGCAGTACCAAAAGCCAGAGCAGCATTCAGGAGGAAGGCTTCACATTGGTGGATGACACCGAAGACATTTAG
- the LOC108129352 gene encoding alpha-2-macroglobulin receptor-associated protein — translation MIKTWSIVVVLALFLLAVSQVDADKKGKKYSRESNDPQNFRQVAEEKYDPDFKNIQRPFRMAKLNLVWAKAQNRLTEPKLKSLYMELKIHDKEEISWKQLKQKDKDGLKEDELRRKLIGIMSTYDLLEHFDETQNAEKLKPYKKFHDSDERHKNKSLFKDKKLNRLWEKAELSGFTSDELKTLKQEFNHHQDKVDVYYSLLENIGTVDTEKHENAINTEDLDNYNLISNDPNENEIKTHAQNVKKFENDLNALRGHHTGIKDHYERLERLVSSGPHSQDFIEPKVQGLWRVAQSSNFTEKELASIKTELYHFESRLLKLRHLHAEHALHKEKYKSEKVKDKGNRFEDMEDHLKKQTRKVEKLQENIERTIFKHSEL, via the exons ATGATCAAGACCTGGTCAATTGTGGTGGTACTTGCCCTTTTCTTGCTGGCTGTCTCGCAGGTCGACGCGGACAAGAAGGGCAAGAAGTATAGCCGCGAATCTAATGACCCGCAGAATTTCCGGCAAGTAGCCGAGGAAAAGTACGACCCAGATTTTAAGAACATCCAGCGACCATTCCGAATGGCGAAATTGAATCTTGTTTGGGCTAAGGCACAGAAC CGCTTAACCGAGCCCAAGCTGAAATCTCTCTACATGGAGCTTAAGATCCACGATAAGGAGGAGATCTCCTGGAAACAGCTAAAACAAAAGGACAAGGATGGACTGAAGGAAGATGAGTTGCGCCGTAAACTCATTGGGATAATGAGTACATACGATCTGCTAGAACATTTCGATGAAACCCAAAATGCCGAAAAACTTAAGCCATACAAG AAATTTCATGACTCGGATGAGCGCCATAAAAACAAGAGCCTATTCAAGGACAAGAAACTTAACAGGCTATGGGAAAAAGCGGAGCTTTCCGGCTTCACCTCGGACGAGTTGAAAACTTTGAAGCAGGAGTTTAATCACCATCAAGACAAGGTTGACGTGTACTACAGCCTGCTGGAGAACATTGGAACGGTGGATACCGAAAAACATGAGA ATGCGATAAACACTGAGGACCTGGACAACTACAATCTTATTTCAAATGATCccaatgaaaatgaaattaaaaccCATGCCCAGAATGTAAAGAAATTTGAAAACGACTTAAACGCACTTCGCGGTCATCACACAGGAATCAAGGATCACTATGAAAGGCTGGAGCGTCTAGTGTCCTCTGGACCACATAGCCAGGACTTTATCGAACCCAAAGTTCAGGGTTTGTGGCGAGTGGCCCAGTCTAGTAACTTTACAGAAAAGGAACTGGCTTCCATTAAAACGGAACTGTATCACTTTGAAAGTCGTCTGTTGAAACTGCGTCACCTGCACGCCGAACATGCCCTGCATAAAGAGAAATACAAG AGCGAAAAGGTCAAGGACAAAGGAAACCGTTTCGAAGACATGGAAGATCATCTTAAAAAGCAAACTCGGAAGGTAGAAAAGTTGCAAGAGAATATTGAAAGAACCATCTTCAAGCACTCAGAActttaa
- the LOC108129770 gene encoding serine-rich adhesin for platelets yields MGMVEATTLEAQNSYTYLLATICLTLTFIVMLGACLCCKKRMPKNDLMGVEGMVKLKNPDEVVVVTTLVGNSESQAELNASTVSNADSEKRSSTAAHRSLPDIPVAESNDNGSELYETVADKQLLNARNDRSQSPQPSMKKQTSVSQHSSISQADDVSSPYSRVKGLPHDYAKVRGTEHPYAQLNAPSTSHTTHQASSAAAAAAAVVAGSSGDRTSQHSEGSREPNDTAPAQVEIPAASAIAGMISASQDLPYMTPPIANQHFSGDSQDSSKGYTSISVREPLANILAQQPPGKPSIRNPALSRDVNDSHYATVSDDSDETYAAIEDPNNRHVVNAADIYTSGSETYAQIQPMQVNPIVVAVEINNSRSLPSANTSSGPSGGVHRPISGGTDHGVPVPPNVDSLRAQMHSRQASSSSNNSTSVCNLGSPKPEKRQANSPLPPTPKSSGQAHHLHAGSISNLTSGRNSVISVIEAGGDGHETEPTESSPQRKHSKSLSPSKESDSNKNIEGMYAKVIKKHKFSRNSPSSQNSSPILTRKQQQESLGVSPLDSAAAQIVDAQKGRGRSNSYSAKDHGYETIPADGQLMHENRKSDCYAANMLQKERQQEGGAIVPPVTIATAIVASASTKHYETIPNQPPKSSNSNNDPGYEQLHPIPPIVEDEAKKSDYDPNYEVLKSRAHSDDGYAKVLEKKRPSASADAAGYSTIPGADANHNYASILETKAAAETDHYARIAENAALTSPTTSSISTTNSVSLNSSTVATSTSQYESLTGTGSETDPNYESVCYLTSGNTATTSSGMEPAYEPLQADSGTTTQASSPLSGATSTPSEQLLVDDYFHV; encoded by the exons ATGGGCATGGTGGAGGCCACAACGCTGGAGGCCCAAAACTCCTACACGTACCTCCTGGCGACAATTTGCCTAACGCTCACTTTTATTGTGATGCTGGGAGCGTGTCTCTGCTGCAAAAAACGGATGCCCAA AAACGACTTAATGGGTGTCGAGGGTATGGTCAAGTTGAAGAATCCCGACGAAGTTGTGGTGGTAACCACTCTAGTGGGCAACAGCGAGTCCCAGGCGGAGCTTAATGCATCCACAGTATCCAATGCCGATTCCGAAAAGAG ATCCAGCACTGCTGCTCATCGCAGTTTACCGGACATTCCAGTGGCCGAAAGCAACGATAATGGATCGGAGCTGTACGAGACAGTGGCAGACAAGCAACTACTGAATGCACGCAACGACCGTAGCCAGAGCC CCCAACCCAGTATGAAAAAGCAGACCAGCGTGTCCCAGCACAGCTCTATTAGCCAGGCGGATGACGTAAGTTCGCCGTACTCGAGGGTCAAGGGTCTGCCTCATGACTATGCCAAGGTGCGGGGCACCGAACATCCGTATGCGCAGCTCAACGCTCCCTCCACCTCCCACACAACCCACCAGGCCTCTTCGGCAGCAGCTGCGGCGGCGGCTGTGGTCGCCGGCTCCTCAGGCGATCGTACCTCTCAGCACAGCGAAGGATCCAGAGAGCCCAATGACACAGCACCAGCGCAAGTTGAAATACCAGCCGCCTCGGCTATAGCCGGTATGATATCAGCCAGCCAGGATCTTCCATACATGACACCGCCCATTGCAAACCAGCACTTTAGCGGGGACTCGCAGGATTCGTCGA AGGGTTACACAAGCATCAGCGTGCGGGAACCGCTGGCAAATATTTTAGCCCAACAGCCACCAGGAAAGCCGTCTATTAGGAATCCAGCACTGTCACGCGATGTCAATGACTCACACTACGCGACTGTATCTGACGATTCTG ATGAAACTTATGCAGCTATTGAGGACCCTAACAACCGTCATGTGGTCAATGCCGCCGACATATACACCAGCGGCTCTGAGACCTACGCACAAATCCAGCCCATGCAGGTCAATCCCATAGTTGTAGCCGTGGAGATCAACAACAGCAGAAGCCTTCCGAGCGCCAATACATCTAGTGGACCCAGTGGGGGGGTCCACAGGCCGATCAGTGGTGGTACGGATCATGGAGTGCCAGTGCCGCCGAATGTCGATAGTCTGCGGGCTCAGATGCACTCACGCCAGGCATCTTCGTCATCCAACAATAGCACCTCCGTGTGCAACCTCGGCTCGCCCAAGCCGGAAAAGCGGCAGGCCAATTCTCCCCTGCCTCCCACACCAAAATCGAGTGGCCAGGCGCATCATCTGCACGCTGGCAGTATAAGCAACTTGACTTCCGGACGCAATTCTGTCATTTCGGTAATTGAAGCGGGTGGAGATGGTCATGAAACGGAGCCAACGGAGAGTTCGCCTCAGCGCAAGCACAGCAAGAGTCTCAGTCCTTCAAAGGAAAGCGATAGCAACAAAAATATCGAGGGCATGTATGCGAAG GTCATCAAGAAACACAAGTTTTCGCGCAACTCTCCATCATCGCAGAACAGCTCGCCCATTCTCACCAGGAAACAGCAGCAAGAATCCTTGGGAGTCAGCCCGCTGGATAGCGCAGCCGCTCAGATTGTAGATGCACAAAAGGGGCGGGGTAGGAGCAATAGCTACTCGGCCAAGGATCATGGCTACGAGACCATTCCAGCCGATGGTCAGTTGATGCACGAGAACCGAAAGTCGGACTGCTATGCCGCGAATATGCTGCAGAAGGAACGCCAACAGGAGGGAGGAG CGATTGTCCCGCCTGTGACAATAGCGACGGCGATCGTAGCCAGCGCCAGCACAAAGCACTATGAGACTATTCCTAACCAACCACCCAAatccagcaacagcaacaacgaTCCCGGCTACGAGCAACTTCATCCCATCCCGCCTATTGTCGAAGATGAGGCCAAGAAGTCTGACTATGATCCCAATTACGAGGTGCTCAAGAGCCGAGCCCACTCCGATGACGGTTACGCCAAAGTGCTGGAGAAGAAGCGACCTTCTGCATCCGCCGATGCAGCTGGATACAGCACGATACCGGGTGCAGATGCTAATCATAACTATGCAAGTATTTTAGAGACGAAGGCGGCCGCCGAGACGGATCACTATGCTCGGATAGCGGAAAATGCGGCACTCACCTCGCCAACCACATCGTCCATTTCCACGACCAACTCTGTCTCGCTCAACTCTTCAACGGTGGCCACCAGCACGTCTCAGTACGAATCCCTAACGGGAACGGGTAGCGAAACAGATCCCAATTACGAGTCGGTGTGTTACCTGACGTCCGGAAATACTGCAACTACCAGCAGTGGCATGGAGCCTGCCTACGAGCCGCTGCAAGCAGATTCGGGGACAACCACACAGGCGAGCAGTCCGCTGAGCGGAGCGACATCCACGCCCAGCGAGCAGTTACTGGTGGACGACTACTTCCATGTGTAG
- the LOC108129771 gene encoding BTB/POZ domain-containing protein KCTD3, translating into MSYFMHAASSDLVNLNVGGQRFSTSRQTLTWIPDTFFTALLSGRISSLRDEHNAIFIDRDPTLFSIILNYLRTKDIDIKNCEIRALRHEAEYYGITPLTKRLALCEDLNHSSCGDVLFYGFLAAPAMPSNETVPAASIDEQQPSTSSSRPGSMVRVPEPSRSSHSRNSSWDLRLGRTGSSGAGSNAPAPMLHSRNPSMDFMRHSRNSSADLNKVFRNEVGMVFSPTQSSHWVDPMRVQIIKAHQNWIAVAYAHFVTCYRVKDSNGWQQVFTSPHIDATIERIAINSKVNTSTAEPIPSKMVAISYGSQIRLWSIQDGGQKTDIGTFNLNVRVEYLFFIGSQLVALSSSGKIGVWHAMTQHWQIQDLVPVLSFDSAGSFLLLGCNNGSIYYIDMQKFPLRMKDNDLLVTELYKDITLDPITAISVYLTPKTSSISGNWIEIAYGTKSGAVRIIVQHPETAGHGPHLFETFFVHQSPVTKVMLSEKYLVSVCSEYHHVRTWSLTRFRGMLSTQPGSTPEASFKIVSLEATDTSYSYAAGNDFGPYGDYDEMIFVQKVVPETDQLYVRLASKGDRVCVIRSVDSSTISAFCVHECEVSSRMGSRFILTGHCNGAIQMWDLTTALLLSKDKPQQKTNGGPDTNELLRLLDQCEISNSSCSTPCMSPCLSVVGNGSGLASSIARMKASNIALLNREPALAAQMPMQPPAQQPAVPPQVAPALPAEAVVAAAAAVLPMADNNNE; encoded by the exons ATGTCCTACTTTATGCATGCGGCGAGCAGCGACTTGGTCAACCTCAACGTGGGCGGGCAACG CTTTTCGACGTCGCGACAAACGCTTACGTGGATCCCGGACACCTTCTTCACGGCCCTGCTCAGCGGACGGATTTCCAGCCTGAGGGATGAGCACAACGCCATCTTTATCGACCGTGATCCGACCCTGTTTTCCATAATCCTCAACTACCTGAGGACCAAGGACATAGACATCAAGAACTGTGAGATTCGAGCTTTGCGGCATGAGGCAGAGTACTATGGCATCACACCTCTGACCAAACGCCTGGCCCTCTGCGAGGACCTCAACCATTCGTCCTGCGGCGATGTCCTGTTTTACGGATTCCTGGCTGCACCGGCCATGCCATCCAACGAGACCGTGCCGGCAGCATCCATTGATGAGCAGCAGCCCTCTACTTCGTCAAGTCGACCTGGGTCTATGGTGCGAGTTCCGGAACCGTCGCGTTCCTCCCACTCGCGCAACTCATCGTGGGACTTGCGTTTGGGTCGCACTGGAAGCAGCGGAGCTGGATCGAATGCACCAGCTCCTATGCTACACTCGAGGAACCCTTCAATGGACTTTATGCGACATTCGCGTAACTCCTCGGCAGATTTAAACAAGGTCTTTCGAAACGAGGTGGGAATGGTCTTCAGTCCCACACAGAGCTCCCACTGGGTGGACCCGATGCGGGTGCAGATAATAAAGGCGCACCAGAACTGGATTGCCGTGGCCTACGCTCACTTTGTGACCTGCTATCGGGTCAAGGATTCCAACGGCTGGCAGCAGGTTTTCACGTCGCCCCACATCGACGCCACCATCGAGCGGATTGCCATTAACTCGAAGGTAAACACATCCACGGCAGAGCCAATACCCAGCAAGATGGTAGCCATTTCGTACGGCAGCCAGATCCGATTGTGGAGCATTCAGGATGGCGGTCAAAAGACGGACATTGGAACCTTCAACTTGAACGTGAGGGTGGAGTACTTGTTTTTCATCGGCAGCCAGCTGGTAGCCCTGTCTTCGTCGGGAAAGATCGGCGTCTGGCACGCCATGACACAACATTGGCAGATCCAAGACCTGGTCCCTGTGCTTTCGTTCGACTCGGCTGGCTCGTTCCTGCTGCTTGGATGCAACAACGGGTCCATTTACTACATTGACATGCAAAAGTTCCCACTTCGCATGAAGGACAACGATCTGCTGGTCACCGAGCTGTACAAGGACATCACCCTGGATCCCATCACGGCCATCTCGGTGTATCTCACTCCAAAGACCTCCAGCATTAGTGGAAACTGGATCGAAATAGCCTACGGCACCAAGTCGGGCGCCGTTCGCATCATCGTCCAACATCCCGAAACAGCAGGACACGGGCCCCATCTCTTCGAGACCTTCTTTGTGCACCAGAGTCCCGTCACCAAGGTCATGCTCTCCGAAAAGTATCTGGTGTCTGTATGCAGTGAGTACCATCATGTGCGCACCTGGAGCCTGACCCGCTTCCGGGGAATGCTATCCACCCAGCCAGGCTCCACACCGGAGGCATCCTTCAAGATTGTGTCACTGGAAGCCACCGATACCAGCTACAGCTATGCGGCTGGGAACGATTTTGGGCCGTACGGGGACTACGATGAGATGATTTTCGTCCAAAAGGTGGTGCCCGAAACAGACCAGCTGTACGTGCGACTGGCTTCCAAGGGAGATCGCGTGTGCGTCATTCGGTCGGTGGATAGCTCGACAATTTCAGCGTTCTGTGTGCACGAGTGCGAGGTATCGTCGCGCATGGGATCACGATTTATACTCACGGGTCACTGCAATGGCGCCATCCAAATGTGGGACCTGACCACGGCCCTGCTACTCTCCAAGGACAAGCCCCAGCAGAAAACCAATGGCGGACCCGACACTAATGAGCTTCTCCGCCTACTTGACCAGTGTGAAATCAGCAATTCATCATGCTCAACACCTTGTATGTCGCCGTGTCTATCAGTTGTGGGCAACGGCTCTGGACTGGCCTCCTCCATCGCCCGGATGAAGGCTAGCAATATTGCGCTGCTTAACCGTGAACCGGCTCTGGCAGCGCAGATGCCGATGCAGCCTCCTGCCCAGCAACCGGCTGTTCCGCCACAAGTGGCACCTGCCCTCCCAGCCGAGGCAGTGgtggcggcagcagcggctgTCCTCCCGATGGCTGATAACAACAACGAATGA